From one Macaca nemestrina isolate mMacNem1 chromosome 5, mMacNem.hap1, whole genome shotgun sequence genomic stretch:
- the LOC105478755 gene encoding sex comb on midleg-like protein 4 isoform X9, which produces MNRYGMDPSASTFNHRGSLPPSSSLYCKRQNSGDSHLGGGPAATAGGPRTSPMSSGGPSAPGLRPAASSPKRNATSLEGNRCASSPSQDAQDARRPRSRNPSAWTVEDVVWFVKDADPQALGPHVELFRKHEIDGNALLLLKSDMVMKYLGLKLGPALKLCYHIDKLKQAKF; this is translated from the exons ATGAACCGCTACGGTATGGACCCCTCCGCCTCCACCTTTAACCACAGGGGCTCCTTGCCCCCCTCCTCCTCGCTGTACTGCAAGAGGCAGAACTCTGGAGACAGCCACCTTGGGGGAGGTCCTGCTGCCACAGCTGGTGGTCCCCGCACCAGCCCCATGTCTTCTGGTGGCCCCTCGGCACCTGGGCTGAGGCCCGCAGCCTCCAGTCCCAAGAGAAATGCAACCTCTCTTGAAGGAAACAGATGTG CCTCAAGCCCTTCTCAGGATGCGCAGGATGCCAGGCGGCCACGGAGCAGGAACCCTTCCGCCTGGACTGTGGAGGACGTGGTGTGGTTTGTGAAGGACGCCGACCCGCAGGCTCTGGGGCCTCACGTGGAGCTCTTCAGAAAGCAC GAGATTGATGGCAATGCTCTGCTGTTGCTGAAGAGTGACATGGTCATGAAGTACCTGGGCCTGAAGCTGGGACCCGCACTAAAACTCTGCTACCACATTGACAAACTGAAGCAAGCCAagttctga